In Cucurbita pepo subsp. pepo cultivar mu-cu-16 chromosome LG04, ASM280686v2, whole genome shotgun sequence, the following are encoded in one genomic region:
- the LOC111793991 gene encoding germin-like protein subfamily T member 2 isoform X2, giving the protein MKDFCVADLNATVSLNGFPCKPVAEVTSDDFFFDGLSKEGNTDNPFGFAVAQGNVLSFPGLNTLGISMNRVDLAPGGINAPHSHPRATESIVVIKGKVLVGFVSTSNVYFYKVLTVGQMFVIPRGLIHFQYNVGHSKAILLTAFNSQLPGAVIVSRTLFASNPPIPNQILTKTFRVDDDVINSIKSKFA; this is encoded by the exons ATGAAG GACTTCTGTGTTGCTGATTTAAATGCTACTGTATCTCTTAATGGCTTCCCTTGCAAGCCAGTTGCAGAAGTTACTTCAGatgatttcttctttgatgGATTGAGCAAAGAGGGCAACACAGACAATCCTTTCGGTTTTGCTGTTGCACAAGGAAATGTTCTTTCATTTCCAGGACTCAATACGCTTGGGATATCCATGAACCGTGTCGACCTTGCTCCTGGAGGAATAAATGCACCTCACTCGCACCCTCGTGCCACTGAAAGCATTGTCGTTATTAAAGGGAAGGTTCTTGTTGGGTTTGTGTCAACAAGTAATGTGTACTTTTACAAGGTTTTGACTGTAGGGCAGATGTTTGTCATTCCCAGAGGACTTATTCATTTCCAGTATAATGTTGGACATAGCAAAGCAATTCTGCTCACAGCTTTCAACAGTCAGTTGCCCGGGGCTGTGATCGTCTCTCGAACTTTATTCGCTTCAAATCCTCCAATTCCCAATCAAATTCTGACCAAGACCTTCCGAGTCGATGATGATGTTATCAACAGCATAAAGTCCAAGTTTGCTTAG
- the LOC111793990 gene encoding 5-formyltetrahydrofolate cyclo-ligase, mitochondrial-like, whose protein sequence is MFWDWEGRSWRILALMSKSGLLQGKPTNLLVNGCQNSAAFGLMNHRSPAGVDVGRSPKARRWAISEAPMIRNYKVLPSAANLLFNRLALSPFQQTLLPLSCRSSGSPKMASNESIKSGNEEQLKPIFEKKRVLRSSVRKALKAMDPSLRSHEDNAIQSIVLEAPWFKSSQRLCAYVSCSALREVDTSRLLSETLQHPPKDGYPKKIYVPRVEDKNSHMRMFNISRMDDLIANSMNILEPAPVDGDGNQREDVMQTKDPIDLLLLPGLAFDKSGRRLGRGGGYYDTFLKNYQELAKARNWKQPLLVALSYSVQIMDEGIIPLTPNDVLVDALVTPSGVIPISPAGLDKMKV, encoded by the exons ATGTTTTGGGATTGGGAGGGTCGGAGTTGGAGAATTTTGGCTTTGATGAGTAAATCTGGGCTCCTACAAGGAAAACCAACAAATTTACTTGTGAATGGATGTCAAAATTCGGCTGCGTTTGGATTGATGAATCATCGAAGTCCAGCCGGAGTGGACGTGGGTCGAAGCCCAAAAGCCAGAAGGTGGGCAATTTCTGAAGCCCCAATGATCCGAAACTATAAAGTATTGCCAAGCGCGGCCAATTTGTTGTTTAATCGCCTCGCGCTTTCACCTTTCCAACAAACACTTCTTCCATTATCGTGTCGCTCATCTGGGTCCCCGAAAATGGCGAGTAACGAGAGCATCAAATCgggaaatgaagaacaattgAAGCCCATATTTGAGAAGAAACGGGTTCTTCGATCCAGCGTTCGAAAAGCACTCAAAGCCATGGACCCTTCCCTCAGATCCCATGAAG ACAATGCAATTCAGAGTATCGTTTTGGAGGCCCCGTGGTTTAAATCTAGTCAGAGATTATGTGCTTATGTGAGTTGCAGTGCCTTAAGAGAAGTTGATACGTCGAGACTGTTATCAGAGACTTTGCAACACCCACCAAAAG ATGGTTATCCGAAGAAGATTTATGTCCCGCGTGTGGAGGACAAGAATAGTCATATGCGGATGTTCAATATTTCACGTATGGATGATCTTATTGCAAATTCAATGAATATCTTAGAACCAGCTCCAGTGGATGGTGATGGAAATCAACGTGAAGATG TTATGCAGACAAAAGACCCCATCGATTTACTCCTCTTACCAG GACTCGCATTTGATAAATCAGGAAGACGACTAGGCCGAGGGGGAGG TTATTATGATACCTTCCTAAAGAACTACCAAGAGCTTGCGAAGGCACGGAATTGGAAGCAGCCCCTCCTTG TTGCACTGTCCTATTCAGTACAGATAATGGATGAAGGAATTATACCACTCACTCCAAATGATGTCTTAGTCGATGCTCTTGTAACACCATCTGGTGTGATTCCCATCAGCCCAGCTGGATTGGACAA GATGAAGGTATGA
- the LOC111793991 gene encoding germin-like protein subfamily T member 2 isoform X1 produces the protein MIALTSSPLNMLGCFIILLLLPYHSLSADPDPLQDFCVADLNATVSLNGFPCKPVAEVTSDDFFFDGLSKEGNTDNPFGFAVAQGNVLSFPGLNTLGISMNRVDLAPGGINAPHSHPRATESIVVIKGKVLVGFVSTSNVYFYKVLTVGQMFVIPRGLIHFQYNVGHSKAILLTAFNSQLPGAVIVSRTLFASNPPIPNQILTKTFRVDDDVINSIKSKFA, from the coding sequence ATGATTGCTTTGACAAGCTCACCTTTGAACATGCTTGGTTGCTTCATTATATTGTTGCTTCTTCCTTATCACTCTTTGTCAGCTGATCCTGATCCGTTGCAGGACTTCTGTGTTGCTGATTTAAATGCTACTGTATCTCTTAATGGCTTCCCTTGCAAGCCAGTTGCAGAAGTTACTTCAGatgatttcttctttgatgGATTGAGCAAAGAGGGCAACACAGACAATCCTTTCGGTTTTGCTGTTGCACAAGGAAATGTTCTTTCATTTCCAGGACTCAATACGCTTGGGATATCCATGAACCGTGTCGACCTTGCTCCTGGAGGAATAAATGCACCTCACTCGCACCCTCGTGCCACTGAAAGCATTGTCGTTATTAAAGGGAAGGTTCTTGTTGGGTTTGTGTCAACAAGTAATGTGTACTTTTACAAGGTTTTGACTGTAGGGCAGATGTTTGTCATTCCCAGAGGACTTATTCATTTCCAGTATAATGTTGGACATAGCAAAGCAATTCTGCTCACAGCTTTCAACAGTCAGTTGCCCGGGGCTGTGATCGTCTCTCGAACTTTATTCGCTTCAAATCCTCCAATTCCCAATCAAATTCTGACCAAGACCTTCCGAGTCGATGATGATGTTATCAACAGCATAAAGTCCAAGTTTGCTTAG